From Mangifera indica cultivar Alphonso unplaced genomic scaffold, CATAS_Mindica_2.1 Un_0041, whole genome shotgun sequence, the proteins below share one genomic window:
- the LOC123206535 gene encoding LOW QUALITY PROTEIN: uncharacterized protein LOC123206535 (The sequence of the model RefSeq protein was modified relative to this genomic sequence to represent the inferred CDS: inserted 1 base in 1 codon): MEERVATLEEDLKIAKKAIALAPSGGEMVAGQSKLKVPEPKPFGGSRNAKELENFLWDMDQYFKAARVAEEEQVTITAMYLAGDAKLWWRTRMEDDASAGRPKIESWEVLKRELKEQFLPQNSAWVARETLKKLKHTSSVREYVKEFSSLMLDIKNMSEEDKLFNFVSGLQPWAQAELRRQKVADLPSAVAAADGLVDYKLGPSSSSAGEKKKGRSERRRSPRKYGKEDWKDRRKREAEPSKQRGPDPTPSRHGGGCFLCAGPHRARDCPKREQLSALVAQEEKSTEEENPRLNPIQLLNAVTAEQPAACKGLMYAWVEVNGQQVRAMLDTGATNNFLAQRVVGKLGVTMEKCSSRIKAVNSASQPILGTAASRVKMGAWEGECTFMAVPLDDFDLILGLDFFVKAKAVAMPHLNGVMIMDEQQACFVKADANVRSAEREALQSAAQACAGLKHVALQSAAQVCAGLKRGEELVIAALVEIKEDHAVDVPDCVAEVLDRYADMMPAALPKTLPPKRRIDHKIELEPGARPPARAPYRMGPMELEELRKQLDELLDVGFIQPSKAPYGAPVLFQRKKDETQKKLSAKQARWQEFLAEYDFEWVHRAGSENRVADALSRKEVHAYAAALMLIQSDFLEKLRVQAEEDAEYKHLREQVEQGVVRKYWLDRGLLYARGGRLYVPKSGGLRQGLLKETHEPQWAGHPGVERMVALLKRHYCWPRLEEDVELYVRTCLVCQLDKTERQKQAGLLQPLPIPERPWESVSMDFVSGFPKVDGKGSVLVVVDRFSKYAVFIAAPQTCQAHTAAELFFRHVVKIFGLPRDIISDRDARFTGKFWTSLFKMMGFELKFSTANHPQTDGQTERVNALLEEYLRHYITASQRNWVELLDIAQFSYNVHKSSSTGMSPAEVALGQQPMTPLEVAKQKTQGECPAAYRFAREKTELIEEAMDSLSKAQRRMKKYADKHRRSVEFQEGDMVLLKLTPQIWKKITDRXYHKGLVQRYDGPFQIIKRVGAVAYRLQLPERLKIHPTFHVSFLKPYHEGDRAQVRRAPPMVRKDIEKKLAKVLDRRTLGESKKNRRVEYLIQWEGESDADATWERDVNLWQYEDQIKAYLETHLTRASGSSSGGGFVTG, encoded by the exons ATGGAGGAGCGGGTTGCAACGCTTGAGGAGGACCTCAAGATTGCCAAGAAAGCCATAGCGCTAGCACCAAGTGGGGGTGAGATGGTTGCGGGTCAGTCCAAACTGAAAGTTCCAGAGCCAAAGCCATTCGGAGGGAGCCGTAACGCGAAGGAGCTGGAGAATTTTCTGTGGGACATGGACCAATACTTCAAGGCCGCACGCGTGGCTGAGGAAGAGCAGGTAACCATCACTGCTATGTATCTTGCAGGGGACGCCAAGCTTTGGTGGCGCACACGTATGGAGGATGACGCTAGTGCGGGCAGGCCAAAGATTGAGTCATGGGAAGTCTTGAAGCGGGAATTGAAAGAGCAGTTCCTACCGCAAAATTCAGCATGGGTAGCAAGGGAGACGCTGAAGAAACTGAAGCACACGAGTTCCGTGCGGGAATACGTGAAGGAGTTCAGTTCGTTGATGCTGGACATCAAGAACATGAGCGAAGAAGACAagctatttaattttgtttcagggCTACAGCCCTGGGCACAGGCTGAGTTGAGGAGGCAGAAGGTGGCGGATTTACCTTCAGCCGTAGCTGCCGCAGACGGCTTGGTGGACTACAAACTAGGGCCGTCGTCTTCGAGCGCGGGTGAGAAGAAAAAGGGCAGAAGCGAGAGGAGGAGGTCTCCTCGAAAATATGGCAAAGAGGACTGGAAGGACAGGAGGAAAAGAGAAGCAGAACCATCAAAGCAGAGGGGTCCGGATCCAACCCCGAGCAGACACGGTGGCGGGTGCTTTCTTTGTGCTGGACCGCATCGGGCTAGGGATTGCCCAAAGCGGGAGCAGCTGTCCGCTCTCGTTGCACAGGAGGAAAAGAGCACTGAAGAGGAGAACCCAAGGCTGAATCCCATACAGCTACTGAACGCCGTGACAGCCGAGCAACCAGCCGCGTGCAAGGGGTTAATGTACGCGTGGGTGGAGGTGAACGGGCAGCAGGTGCGTGCAATGCTGGACACGGGTGCCACGAATAATTTCTTGGCACAGCGCGTGGTGGGGAAGCTAGGAGTGACCATGGAAAAGTGCTCAAGCAGAATAAAGGCGGTAAATTCCGCGTCTCAGCCAATATTGGGCACTGCCGCTTCACGGGTGAAGATGGGTGCATGGGAAGGCGAGTGCACGTTTATGGCAGTACCCTTGGATGACTTTGATCTCATCCTTGGCCTCGATTTCTTTGTGAAGGCCAAAGCCGTTGCCATGCCACATCTAAATGGGGTGATGATTATGGATGAGCAGCAGGCGTGTTTCGTCAAGGCGGATGCAAACGTTAGGAGCGCAGAGCGCGAAGCGCTGCAGTCTGCCGCACAGGCGTGCGCGGGTCTGAAGCACGTAGCGCTGCAGTCTGCCGCACAGGTGTGTGCGGGTTTGAAGCGCGGAGAGGAGCTGGTGATTGCGGCACTGGTGGAGATCAAGGAGGATCACGCCGTGGACGTGCCGGATTGCGTGGCAGAGGTGCTGGACCGATACGCAGACATGATGCCTGCGGCGTTACCCAAGACGTTGCCGCCAAAGAGACGTATAGACCACAAAATTGAGCTGGAGCCAGGAGCAAGGCCGCCAGCACGCGCACCATACAGAATGGGGCCAATGGAGTTGGAGGAGCTGAGGAAGCAACTGGATGAGCTGCTGGACGTTGGGTTCATTCAGCCCTCAAAGGCACCATATGGAGCGCCGGTCCTTTTTCAGAGGAAGAAGGATGAAACGCAGAAGAAGTTGTCAGCCAAACAAGCACGTTGGCAAGAGTTCCTAGCCGAGTACGACTTTGAGTGGGTGCACAGAGCAGGGAGCGAAAACAGAGTGGCAGACGCGTTGAGCCGCAAGGAGGTGCACGCGTATGCAGCCGCGTTGATGCTGATTCAGTCAGACTTCCTTGAGAAATTGCGGGTGCAAGCAGAGGAAGACGCGGAGTACAAACACTTGAGAGAACAAGTGGAGCAGGGTGTTGTGCGCAAGTATTGGCTTGACAGAGGGCTACTCTACGCGAGAGGGGGCAGACTGTACGTTCCCAAGAGCGGGGGACTAAGGCAAGGATTATTGAAGGAAACGCATGAGCCACAATGGGCAGGACATCCAGGCGTGGAAAGGATGGTGGCGCTGCTCAAAAGACACTATTGTTGGCCAAGGCTGGAGGAAGACGTGGAGCTGTACGTACGCACGTGTTTGGTGTGTCAACTGGACAAGACCGAGCGGCAGAAGCAAGCGGGTCTGCTACAGCCACTTCCTATACCCGAGAGGCCATGGGAATCGGTGTCTATGGATTTTGTGAGCGGGTTTCCGAAGGTGGACGGGAAAGGATCTGTTTTGGTGGTAGTCGACAGATTTTCCAAATATGCAGTGTTCATTGCCGCCCCACAGACGTGCCAAGCGCACACAGCAGCGGAGTTATTTTTCAGACACGTCGTGAAGATTTTTGGACTACCAAGGGACATCATAAGTGATCGAGACGCGAGGTTCACAGGGAAATTCTGGACGTCATTGTTTAAAATGATGGGTTTCGAGCTGAAGTTTTCAACAGCGAATCATCCACAGACCGACGGGCAAACAGAGCGCGTAAATGCTTTGTTGGAGGAATACTTGCGGCATTACATCACCGCAAGCCAGCGGAATTGGGTAGAGCTACTGGATATCGCTCAGTTCAGCTACAACGTGCACAAATCATCATCCACGGGGATGAGTCCAGCGGAGGTAGCGCTAGGACAGCAGCCGATGACACCATTGGAGGTGGCTAAGCAGAAAACGCAGGGAGAGTGCCCAGCAGCGTACAGATTTGCACGTGAGAAGACTGAATTGATTGAGGAAGCGATGGACAGCTTATCCAAAGCCCAGCGGAGGATGAAGAAGTATGCGGATAAGCATAGGAGATCAGTGGAGTTCCAGGAGGGAGACATGGTGCTGCTGAAATTAACGCCTCAGATTTGGAAGAAGATCACAGACC GGTACCATAAGGGACTGGTGCAGCGGTATGATGGGCCGTTTCAGATAATCAAGCGGGTTGGAGCAGTGGCGTATAGGCTTCAATTACCGGAGCGCTTGAAGATACACCCCACGTTTCACGTGAGTTTTCTCAAGCCATATCATGAGGGTGATAGAGCTCAAGTGAGGAGAGCACCACCCATGGTGAGGAAGGACATTGAGAAGAAGCTTGCCAAAGTTTTAGATAGAAGAACTTTGGGGGAGAGCAAGAAAAACCGGCGTGTGGAATACTTGATCCAGTGGGAAGGAGAAAGTGACGCCGACGCAACGTGGGAGAGAGACGTGAACTTGTGGCAGTATGAGGACCAAATAAAGGCTTATTTGGAGACCCACCTGACGAGGGCGTCAGGCTCTTCTAGTGGGGGAGGGTTTGTCACGGGCTAA